In Massilia antarctica, the following are encoded in one genomic region:
- a CDS encoding NAD-dependent protein deacetylase, with protein sequence MTADVDALADFVGRHRRILVLTGAGMSTASGIPDYRDRDGVRRGKNPVQGPEFRKLDAVRRRYWARSMIGYPALSAAAPNAGHLALAALQAAGRLGELMTQNVDGLHQRAGSADVLELHGNIHKVVCLDCHASFARTFVQDQLAEANPALAGAVATPAPDGDAHLEPDALAEFHLPWCVHCGGTLKPDVVFFGDGVPAERTHDALARMTEADALLVIGSSLVVYSGFRFCRMAADSGKPIAAINLGKTRADDLISLKVEVSAEDILPALLRQFASHQSRVIARARP encoded by the coding sequence ATGACTGCTGACGTTGATGCACTGGCCGATTTCGTGGGACGCCACCGGCGCATCCTGGTGCTGACCGGCGCCGGCATGAGCACCGCGTCGGGTATTCCGGACTATCGCGACCGCGATGGCGTGCGGCGCGGCAAAAACCCGGTGCAAGGGCCGGAGTTCCGCAAGCTGGACGCAGTGCGCCGGCGCTACTGGGCGCGCAGCATGATCGGCTATCCGGCCCTGTCGGCCGCCGCGCCGAACGCCGGGCACCTCGCGCTGGCCGCACTGCAGGCGGCCGGGCGGCTCGGCGAGCTCATGACGCAAAATGTCGACGGCCTGCACCAGCGCGCCGGCAGCGCCGATGTCCTTGAACTGCACGGCAATATCCACAAGGTGGTGTGCCTGGATTGCCACGCGAGCTTTGCGCGCACCTTTGTGCAGGACCAGCTGGCCGAGGCCAATCCGGCGCTGGCCGGCGCCGTCGCCACGCCAGCGCCGGATGGCGACGCCCACCTGGAGCCGGATGCCTTGGCCGAATTTCACCTGCCCTGGTGCGTCCACTGCGGCGGCACCTTGAAACCCGACGTGGTGTTTTTCGGCGACGGCGTGCCGGCCGAGCGCACCCACGATGCGCTGGCACGCATGACAGAAGCCGATGCCTTGCTGGTGATCGGATCGTCGCTGGTGGTGTATTCGGGCTTTCGCTTTTGCCGCATGGCCGCCGACAGCGGCAAGCCGATTGCCGCGATTAACCTGGGTAAAACCCGCGCTGACGACTTGATATCGTTGAAGGTTGAAGTCAGCGCCGAAGATATCCTCCCCGCGCTTCTCAGGCAGTTTGCTAGCCATCAATCGCGCGTTATCGCTCGCGCTCGGCCATAA
- a CDS encoding PPC domain-containing DNA-binding protein, with product MKTLPLRLVPGQDLRAALADVLAAHGMAAGFVLQGIGSLRGARLRLAGAAQATDIEGDIEILTLAGSLSPDGPHLHMSVADAAGRVLGGHVLAGCTIRTTAEILIALLPGHRFAREADPLSGFDELVVHSHDC from the coding sequence ATGAAGACACTTCCTCTCAGGCTGGTTCCGGGCCAGGACTTGCGCGCCGCCCTGGCCGACGTGCTGGCCGCGCACGGCATGGCGGCCGGCTTCGTTTTGCAAGGCATCGGCAGCCTGCGCGGTGCGCGTTTGCGCCTGGCCGGCGCAGCCCAGGCCACCGACATCGAGGGCGACATCGAAATCCTGACCCTGGCCGGTTCGCTCTCGCCGGACGGCCCGCATCTGCACATGTCCGTGGCCGATGCCGCCGGCCGCGTGCTGGGCGGCCACGTACTGGCCGGCTGCACCATCCGCACCACGGCCGAAATCCTGATCGCCCTGCTGCCCGGCCACCGCTTTGCGCGCGAAGCCGATCCGCTGTCCGGCTTCGACGAGCTGGTGGTGCATTCGCATGACTGCTGA
- a CDS encoding DMT family transporter, which translates to MNRKLTPSTIGLLTLPPLLWAGNAIVGRLVREAVPPMTLNLLRWSIAMLILLPLGRRLFAGDALRSNWRRFALLGLLGIGLYNSLQYLALQSSTPINVTLVAAGMPVWMLLVGALFFGVKVGRRQVIGAAMSIVGVLVVLCRGEWSQLAAMRLVAGDLYMILATIAWSFYSWLLTRQNDPPAVRADWAAFLLAQVIYGVLWSGAFAGVEWAGGAVAVHWSWTVGAALLYVAIGPAIIAFRCWGAGVQRAGPSVGAFFTNLTPLFAAILSSAFLGELPHLYHGVAFALIVAGIVFSSRRKAG; encoded by the coding sequence ATGAATCGCAAACTCACTCCATCCACCATCGGCTTGCTGACCCTGCCCCCGCTTCTGTGGGCGGGCAATGCCATCGTCGGCCGCCTGGTGCGCGAGGCGGTGCCGCCGATGACGCTCAACCTGCTGCGCTGGTCGATCGCCATGCTGATCCTGCTGCCGCTGGGACGGCGCCTGTTCGCCGGCGATGCATTGCGCAGCAACTGGCGCCGCTTTGCGCTTCTCGGCCTGCTCGGCATCGGCCTGTATAACTCCCTTCAATACCTGGCGCTGCAAAGCTCCACCCCGATCAACGTTACCCTGGTGGCGGCCGGCATGCCGGTCTGGATGCTGCTGGTCGGCGCCCTGTTTTTCGGCGTGAAGGTCGGCCGCCGGCAAGTCATCGGCGCGGCCATGTCGATCGTCGGCGTGCTGGTGGTGCTGTGCCGCGGCGAGTGGAGCCAGCTGGCCGCGATGCGCCTGGTCGCCGGCGACCTGTACATGATCCTGGCCACCATCGCCTGGTCGTTCTACAGCTGGCTGCTGACCCGGCAAAACGATCCTCCCGCCGTGCGCGCCGACTGGGCCGCCTTTTTGCTGGCCCAGGTCATCTACGGCGTGCTGTGGTCGGGCGCCTTCGCCGGGGTCGAGTGGGCCGGCGGCGCCGTGGCGGTGCACTGGAGCTGGACCGTTGGCGCGGCGCTGCTGTACGTCGCCATCGGCCCGGCCATCATCGCCTTTCGCTGCTGGGGCGCCGGCGTGCAGCGCGCGGGGCCCAGCGTGGGCGCGTTCTTCACCAATCTGACCCCGCTGTTCGCGGCCATCCTGTCGTCGGCCTTCCTGGGCGAACTGCCGCATCTGTACCACGGCGTGGCCTTTGCGCTGATCGTCGCCGGGATTGTGTTCTCGTCGCGCCGCAAGGCCGGGTAA
- the nadB gene encoding L-aspartate oxidase has protein sequence MKFDVAIVGSGLAGLSVALHLAQTRTVAIISKRALLDGASNWAQGGIAAVLDSGDSHAQHIDDTLVAGGGLCDEAATRFIVEHGREAIEWLIDQGVPFTRDPTAEMGFHLTREGGHSQRRIIHAADATGHAVQVTLEQKVRAHPNITLFEQHCAIDVITSDKLGPKPAAASAGQPHCYGLYVQDEKTGQVLTFEAEHTVLATGGAGKVYLYTTNPDTATGDGIAMAWRAGCRVSNMEFIQFHPTCLYHPYAKSFLITEAIRGEGGLLKLPPEAGAAAGTRFMPMYDERGELAPRDVVARAIDFEMKKRGLDYVNLDISHQSPEFLKEHFPTIYARCLELGIDITKEPIPVVPAVHFTCGGIVTDLAGRTDVPGLYAVGETACTGLHGANRLASNSLLECLVVGRACAHEIAAMPKGETRDLPAWDESRVTNADEEVVIAHNWDELRRFMWNYVGIVRTTKRLERAQHRIALLKEEIDEYYRNFRITHDLLELRNLVDVASLIVNSALTRRESRGLHFSRDYPNTLPKALPSVLTPPRR, from the coding sequence ATGAAATTTGACGTCGCTATTGTCGGCAGCGGACTGGCCGGTCTGTCGGTTGCCCTGCACCTTGCGCAAACGCGCACGGTTGCCATCATCTCCAAGCGGGCACTGCTCGATGGAGCCAGCAACTGGGCCCAGGGCGGCATCGCCGCGGTGCTGGACTCGGGCGATAGCCACGCCCAGCACATCGACGACACCCTGGTGGCTGGCGGCGGCCTGTGCGACGAGGCGGCCACCCGCTTCATCGTCGAACACGGGCGCGAAGCGATCGAATGGCTGATCGACCAGGGTGTGCCTTTCACGCGCGACCCGACCGCCGAAATGGGATTTCACCTGACCCGCGAAGGTGGCCACAGCCAGCGCCGCATCATCCACGCGGCCGACGCCACCGGCCACGCGGTCCAGGTCACCCTGGAGCAGAAGGTGCGCGCGCATCCGAACATCACCCTGTTCGAGCAGCACTGCGCGATCGACGTCATCACCTCCGACAAACTGGGCCCGAAGCCTGCGGCGGCCAGCGCCGGCCAGCCGCACTGCTATGGCCTGTATGTGCAGGACGAGAAAACCGGCCAGGTGCTGACCTTCGAGGCCGAGCACACGGTGCTGGCCACTGGCGGTGCCGGCAAGGTGTATTTGTACACCACCAATCCGGACACCGCCACCGGCGACGGCATCGCCATGGCGTGGCGTGCCGGCTGCCGCGTCTCGAACATGGAATTCATCCAGTTCCACCCGACCTGCCTGTACCACCCGTACGCCAAGTCCTTCCTGATCACGGAAGCGATCCGCGGCGAAGGCGGCTTGCTCAAGCTGCCGCCGGAAGCTGGCGCCGCGGCCGGCACGCGCTTCATGCCGATGTACGACGAGCGCGGCGAACTGGCCCCGCGCGACGTGGTGGCGCGCGCCATCGACTTCGAGATGAAAAAGCGCGGCCTCGATTACGTGAACCTGGACATCAGCCACCAGAGTCCGGAATTCCTCAAGGAGCACTTCCCGACCATTTACGCGCGCTGCCTGGAGCTGGGCATCGACATCACCAAGGAACCGATTCCGGTGGTGCCGGCGGTGCACTTCACCTGCGGCGGCATCGTCACCGACCTGGCCGGGCGCACCGACGTGCCGGGCCTGTACGCGGTCGGCGAAACCGCCTGCACCGGCCTGCACGGCGCCAACCGCCTGGCCAGCAATTCGCTGCTCGAATGCCTGGTGGTGGGACGCGCCTGCGCGCACGAAATCGCCGCCATGCCGAAAGGCGAAACGCGCGACCTGCCGGCCTGGGATGAAAGCCGGGTCACCAACGCCGACGAGGAAGTCGTGATTGCCCACAACTGGGATGAGCTTCGCCGCTTCATGTGGAACTATGTCGGCATCGTGCGCACCACCAAGCGCCTCGAACGCGCCCAGCACCGCATCGCGCTGCTCAAGGAAGAAATCGACGAGTACTACCGCAACTTCCGCATCACGCACGATTTGCTGGAGCTGCGCAACCTGGTCGACGTGGCTTCGCTGATCGTTAATAGCGCGCTGACCCGGCGCGAAAGCCGTGGCCTGCATTTCAGCCGCGACTATCCGAATACCTTGCCGAAGGCCTTGCCAAGCGTACTGACCCCGCCACGTCGTTAA
- a CDS encoding TIGR03013 family XrtA/PEP-CTERM system glycosyltransferase — MIRIFSHYVSKMAFVLLLLELLMLLTSASVASVLWFSDQHGQFRADNLYLSSLTFALVIIFSMSALGMYQHSSREGIRTTLIRIMPSFALGFALLSALIAVRPEIYFGRGISSVIFAIGATAVVLTRLVVFKSAESALLEARLIFVGNGPLARECMDLAHSKIGLHQFSVVGCVPIAGEDSCVPTAALLPVGESLLSMARRYEARELVVTVTNRRSKEFPVGDLLDCALGGVRVIDAATFFEREACQIRLDSLQPSYLIFGGGFDQSFWRASVKRCFDLVASGCITLVSLPVMLLAAAAITFDDGGPLFYQQERVGKDGRVFNVLKFRSMRINAEAPGVPTWAAANDPRVTRVGRYLRMLRIDELPQMLNVFKGEMSFVGPRPERAFFVDQLARDIPYYNVRHSIKPGVTGLAQVRYQYGASVDDAIQKLQYDLYYVKNNSLFLDLLILIDTVQVVLLGKGSR, encoded by the coding sequence GTGATCCGGATTTTCAGTCACTACGTATCCAAGATGGCGTTCGTGCTGCTGCTGCTCGAACTGCTGATGCTGCTCACGTCGGCGAGCGTGGCCTCGGTGCTGTGGTTTTCGGACCAGCATGGCCAGTTTCGGGCCGATAACCTGTATCTGTCGTCGCTGACGTTCGCGCTGGTGATCATCTTCAGCATGAGCGCGCTCGGGATGTACCAGCACAGTTCGCGCGAGGGCATCCGCACCACCCTGATCCGCATCATGCCCTCGTTCGCGCTCGGTTTCGCGCTGCTCAGCGCCCTGATCGCGGTGCGCCCCGAGATCTATTTCGGGCGCGGGATCAGCAGCGTGATCTTCGCCATCGGCGCCACCGCGGTGGTGCTTACGCGCCTGGTGGTATTCAAGTCGGCCGAATCGGCGCTGCTCGAAGCGCGCCTGATCTTCGTGGGCAACGGTCCGCTGGCGCGCGAGTGCATGGATCTGGCGCACAGCAAGATCGGCCTGCATCAGTTCAGCGTGGTGGGCTGCGTGCCGATCGCCGGCGAAGACAGCTGCGTGCCCACCGCGGCCCTGCTGCCGGTGGGCGAGTCGCTGCTGTCGATGGCGCGCCGCTACGAGGCGCGCGAACTGGTGGTGACGGTGACGAACCGGCGCAGCAAGGAGTTCCCCGTGGGCGACCTGCTCGACTGCGCGCTCGGCGGCGTGCGCGTGATCGACGCCGCCACCTTCTTCGAGCGCGAAGCGTGCCAGATTCGGCTCGATTCGCTGCAGCCAAGCTACCTGATTTTCGGCGGAGGCTTCGACCAGAGCTTCTGGCGCGCCAGCGTCAAGCGCTGCTTCGACCTGGTGGCCAGCGGCTGCATCACCCTGGTGTCGCTGCCGGTCATGCTGCTGGCCGCGGCGGCCATCACCTTCGATGATGGCGGGCCGCTGTTCTACCAGCAGGAACGGGTCGGAAAAGATGGCCGTGTCTTCAATGTGCTCAAATTCCGCAGCATGCGCATCAATGCCGAAGCGCCCGGCGTGCCTACTTGGGCGGCGGCCAACGATCCGCGCGTCACCCGTGTGGGGCGCTACTTGCGCATGCTGCGCATCGACGAGCTGCCGCAGATGCTCAACGTGTTCAAGGGCGAAATGAGCTTCGTCGGGCCGCGCCCGGAACGCGCCTTCTTCGTCGACCAACTGGCGCGCGATATCCCTTACTACAACGTCCGTCACAGCATCAAGCCCGGCGTGACGGGCCTGGCCCAGGTGCGCTACCAGTACGGCGCCTCGGTCGACGACGCCATCCAGAAGCTGCAGTACGACCTGTACTACGTCAAGAACAACAGCCTGTTCCTCGATCTGCTGATCCTGATCGATACGGTGCAGGTGGTTTTGCTGGGCAAGGGAAGCCGCTGA